A genomic window from Silene latifolia isolate original U9 population chromosome 11, ASM4854445v1, whole genome shotgun sequence includes:
- the LOC141612139 gene encoding phosphatidylinositol N-acetylglucosaminyltransferase subunit A: MGKTKKLRILMVSDFFYPNFGGVESHIYYLSQCLIKLGHKVVVMTHSYGNRSGVRYMTNGLKVYYVPWKPLFMQSVLPTFSGTLPITRTILVREKISLVHGHQAFSTLCHEALMHARTMGYKVVFTDHSLYGFADIGSVHMNKVLQFTLADATRAICVSHTSKENTVLRSGIPAEKVYVVPNAVDTAMFKPAPERLSRDQVVIVVISRLVYRKGADLLVEVIPEICRLHPNVRFIIGGDGPKRVRLEEMREKHSLQDRVSMLGAVPHAQVRSVLVSGHIFLNSSLTEAFCIAILEAASCGLLTVSTRVGGVPEVLPDDMVVLAAPDPRDMIQAVGKAITMLPNIDPEAMHLRMKKLYSWHDVAMRTEIVYEWALQCADQSLLERLSRYLACGAWAGKLFCLVMIVNYLFWCLLRLWQPEEEIEEVPDFALPHLQPEDVNSYQRTT; encoded by the exons ATGGGGAAGACAAAGAAGTTACGCATATTGATGGTGTCCGATTTTTTCTACCCAAACTTTGGGGGTGTGGAAAGCCacatttattatctatcacagtGTTTGATTAAGCTTggtcacaag GTTGTAGTGATGACTCATTCGTATGGAAATCGTTCTGGGGTTAGATATATGACAAATGGTTTAAAGGTTTATTATGTTCCATGGAAACCTTTGTTCATGCAAAGTGTGTTGCCCACATTCTCCGGTACGCTTCCAATTACAAGAACTATTCTTGTTCGAGAGAAGATATCTTTGGTTCATGGACATCAAGCCTTCTCAACCCTATGCCACGAAGCTTTGATGCATGCTCGTACTATGGGCTACAAAGTTGTGTTTACTGATCACTCGTTGTATGGTTTTGCGGATATCGGTAGTGTCCATATGAACAAAGTTCTACAATTTACCTTAGCTGATGCAACTCGAGCAATTTGTGTTTCCCATACAAGCAAGGAAAATACCGTGCTAAGGTCGGGTATTCCTGCTGAAAAGGTGTATGTGGTTCCGAATGCTGTTGATACAGCTATGTTCAAACCAGCACCTGAACGCCTGTCAAGGGACCAAGTTGTTATCGTTGTTATAAGTAGACTGGTATACCGAAAGGGTGCTGATTTGTTGGTGGAAGTCATTCCTGAAATTTGTCGCCTACACCCCAAT GTTCGTTTTATCATTGGAGGGGATGGCCCTAAACGAGTGCGGTTGGAAGAGATGAGAGAAAAGCATTCACTTCAAGACAGAGTTTCCATGTTGGGAGCTGTTCCTCATGCTCAAGTACGATCTGTTCTTGTATCAGGACACATCTTCTTAAACAG TTCTTTGACAGAAGCATTTTGCATTGCTATACTGGAAGCAGCTAGCTGTGGCTTATTAACAGTTAGCACTCGAGTAGGTGGTGTACCGGAG GTTCTACCAGATGACATGGTTGTGTTAGCAGCACCTGATCCCCGCGATATGATACAAGCTGTTGGAAAGGCAATAACCATGCTTCCTAACATTGACCCTGAAGCTATGCACCTTCGA ATGAAAAAGCTTTATAGCTGGCATGATGTTGCGATGAGAACAGAGATCGTCTATGAGTGGGCGCTGCAATGTGCTGATCAGAGTCTTCTCGAACGCCTTTCAAG GTACCTTGCATGCGGCGCATGGGCAGGCAAGCTTTTTTGCTTGGTTATGATTGTCAATTATCTGTTCTGGTGCTTGTTGCGGCTTTGGCAG CCTGAAGAGGAGATCGAGGAGGTACCTGATTTTGCGTTACCTCATCTTCAGCCTGAAGATGTTAATAGCTACCAAAGAACGACTTAA
- the LOC141612138 gene encoding amino acid permease 1-like, translating to MSGTRRDEELENGVGVLAIEHDSEFDDDGKPKRTGTVWTASAHIITAIIGSGVLSLAWATAQLGWIGGVPTLVVFSGITLFTSNLLADCYRSPDPVTGKRNYTYMEEVQATLGRFNCLACGIVQYVNLSGMVIGYTITASISMVAIRKSNCFHSKGHAASCMFSNNPYMIGLGIFEIFLSQIPNFHKLTFLSTIAAIMSFGYASIGIGLSLAQIIAGKGGKTTLTGVEIGVDITPADKLWTTFRALGDIAFTYSFSAVLVEIQDTLKSPPAENVVMKKANRTAVLTTTVFYMSCGCLGYAAFGNKAPGNMLTGFGFYEPFWLIDLANLFIVIHIVGAYQLFTQPVYSKIESWAIDTWPNSMFIKGEQPIQIGQKTVFSLNGLRLIGRTLFVIIATILAMAMPFFNEILALLGSMTFWPLTVYFPVEMYIANTNIRRWSRKWLMLQLLSFVCFLVSLVAACGSIQGVSSALRTTKPFRFKV from the exons atgagtgGAACCAGAAGAGATGAAGAATTGGAGAATGGTGTTGGTGTATTGGCTATCGAGCACGATAGTGAGTTCGACGATGATGGCAAACCCAAAAGAACTG GGACAGTATGGACTGCAAGTGCACACATAATTACAGCCATTATCGGATCAGGAGTCCTGTCATTAGCATGGGCCACAGCCCAACTGGGATGGATCGGTGGGGTTCCAACCCTTGTAGTTTTTTCAGGCATCACCCTTTTCACTTCAAACCTCCTCGCTGATTGTTACCGGTCACCTGATCCTGTCACCGGCAAGAGAAATTACACATACATGGAGGAAGTCCAGGCCACTTTAG GTAGATTCAATTGCCTTGCTTGTGGAATTGTGCAGTATGTCAACCTTTCCGGAATGGTAATTGGATACACAATCACTGCATCAATTAGCATGGT GGCAATCCGTAAGTCCAACTGCTTCCACAGCAAAGGACATGCTGCTTCATGCATGTTTAGCAACAATCCTTACATGATTGGACTTGGAATTTTTGAGATTTTCTtgtctcaaattccaaactttcATAAGCTGACGTTTTTATCAACCATTGCTGCAATTATGTCTTTTGGGTATGCTTCAATTGGTATAGGACTCTCCCTTGCCCAAATCATTGCAG GAAAAGGAGGCAAGACTACCTTAACAGGGGTTGAGATAGGCGTGGATATAACCCCGGCTGATAAGTTATGGACGACATTCCGAGCCCTTGGAGATATCGCATTTACCTACAGTTTTTCTGCAGTCCTTGTTGAGATACAA GATACACTAAAGTCGCCACCAGCAGAGAATGTAGTGATGAAGAAGGCTAATAGAACAGCAGTGTTAACAACCACTGTGTTCTACATGTCGTGTGGCTGCTTAGGCTATGCTGCTTTTGGTAATAAAGCCCCCGGTAACATGTTAACTGGCTTCGGGTTTTACGAGCCTTTCTGGTTGATAGATTTGGCCAACCTCTTCATTGTTATTCACATTGTTGGAGCATATCAG TTATTTACTCAACCAGTATATAGCAAGATCGAGTCTTGGGCCATTGATACGTGGCCAAACTCGATGTTCATCAAGGGCGAGCAGCCAATACAAATAGGACAGAAAACCGTGTTCAGCTTGAATGGACTGAGGCTCATTGGAAGAACCTTGTTTGTAATAATAGCAACCATATTAGCCATGGCAATGCCATTCTTTAACGAGATACTTGCATTACTGGGATCCATGACGTTCTGGCCATTGACCGTGTATTTTCCGGTAGAGATGTACATTGCAAACACCAATATCCGGAGGTGGAGTAGGAAGTGGCTTATGCTGCAGCTACTTAGTTTTGTTTGCTTTTTGGTGTCCTTGGTTGCAGCTTGTGGGTCCATTCAAGGAGTTAGCTCCGCTCTTCGCACCACCAAACCCTTCCGGTTCAAAGTATGA